A single region of the Polyangiaceae bacterium genome encodes:
- a CDS encoding AgmX/PglI C-terminal domain-containing protein, protein MKSEHVVGRAWGWFGLVPLLFFVLLASGCDQGERRLAPRSLTWAELRTVRHGVLVTPPGGDERPPYARERMVDGEQVRLEKTGLAWLRRDGGATFLIHGPAALTLYSDSIKIDSGRVFVDAPGRAELTTPAGALHLSKVRSSIEVGDSTSAYVLSGEVRAEGDTRARPGERLTLQKGSAAKVAPELVWEDWTGGLATTDRLAEPAPFGIGTVGGRTPGSTGTARFPLAIQRLDVHVTIDGDFALTEVDQRFFNSSSETVEGIYRFRSPPSASLSRFGVDRGGRLSWGRVKERAAAAAQYQQNVYVGSTEDPALLEWEAPGEYRARLYPIGPGETRRVVVRYTEFLGRTGKQAERRTYVYPMAAEGAEASLPHVEELSIDVNLTKARAKEVRTGMTGVRKGSQIIVREHDFVPRADFTVELFDDGQKDLVAYRAKHSPDLEVLPISERAEARKSSLGQADYLLVPVRARDVPQPEGGMDLAIVVDASAANEPAAMELARAATGALLAHLGDDDRAVVWAGAEELRPVVEGMQSLATIDDGARRKILTGLSTLNRGGATDLGSMLTRAQASLDPKRRGAVVYIGDGHATVGELTLNELKKRLTKLPRPVRLFALGVGADVEMGVLAGLSAGGFAARIDSGYAAAREALALLEMAERPALLSTAVDLGPNVERVYPRDPDALVSDETVLVVGRTDKSKLPDRLTLHGPAGDKPVGLTSVDLVDHGDLRRRWAEQRLGELLDDGAGRAALVDLGSRYGIITPVTSLYVPTTREIEEEERSRRRELDLEEVETEEVADNKEGGTGTRAKGEEGSMGRPTSSLTNRRYAVRGPSDNSDPHVARKQALDEAQEFGMIGVLNSGAGGEPEAPAAAPTTAWGRDSAKGGPPAEEKASGNMWGNDIPQADKELAPPPAASAAPAQTQIGDAFGAGGLGLAKIGSGGGGRGDGIGLGDIGTLGHGAGTGTGQGFGSGHGRLGGSHASAAPRVRMGAVNVTGRLPPEVIQRIVRQNFGRFRLCYEQGLTQNPNLEGRVTTRFTINASGEVAGAQNGGSDIPDASVVSCVVNAMSGLSFPQPEGGSVVVAYPIMFSPGDSEARPTSSVTVKVDGLPRIALGCSRAAQVPLFERIALWRERLARVSGNPGGVANVYRDALRDCEAPTWRERRRLLSLLLDALPSVTQRVQLWRIMFDDKSAADVLYRGLVARVKKAAEMRELHQALGLKAMDPGLLAKYIKDAKTPGARVDKLRALWSEWPDDFAVALALMDALEDADDRGGARDLAERLRARPDLDAHVRTAIGELYLRLAASDKNASDKAQDTRAARRAFGEIVEFAPDDPVARRRLGDLLRAHGWYAEAERQYQTLAQLSPEDPAVQLLLGAAAEGQGQLEASIRWIEKTAESGPPTPGSGQSPASVAHALSATYLAWGRLSAKKAHRDKELAALVARATRVLSDDRSNPGSMVRVSLTWAHPELHPTLWSDALGSPMPAPEGDVALGISQVRLPKGRRSRLEIRVEPDELERAARLGAEATLTVVFDELGKNEKIVRMPVRFERGGPASIKLSVNGGEVTRD, encoded by the coding sequence ATGAAAAGCGAACACGTCGTCGGCCGAGCCTGGGGGTGGTTCGGCCTGGTCCCGCTGCTCTTCTTCGTGCTGCTCGCGTCTGGCTGTGACCAGGGCGAGCGGCGCCTCGCACCCCGGAGCCTGACCTGGGCGGAGCTCCGCACCGTCCGGCACGGAGTGCTCGTCACGCCGCCGGGCGGGGACGAGCGCCCGCCCTATGCGCGCGAGCGCATGGTGGACGGCGAGCAGGTGCGGCTGGAGAAGACCGGTCTCGCCTGGCTCCGCCGCGACGGCGGCGCCACCTTCCTGATCCACGGACCGGCGGCGCTCACGCTCTACTCCGATTCCATCAAGATCGATTCGGGCCGGGTGTTCGTCGATGCTCCTGGTCGCGCCGAGCTGACCACGCCGGCGGGGGCATTGCACCTGTCCAAGGTGCGGAGCAGCATCGAGGTCGGCGACAGCACCTCCGCGTACGTGCTCAGCGGCGAGGTGCGCGCCGAAGGCGACACCCGCGCGCGTCCCGGAGAGCGCTTGACCTTGCAGAAGGGAAGCGCCGCCAAGGTCGCTCCCGAGCTCGTATGGGAGGACTGGACCGGCGGCTTGGCCACCACGGATCGCCTGGCGGAGCCTGCGCCCTTCGGCATCGGGACCGTCGGTGGGCGGACTCCGGGAAGCACGGGCACCGCGCGATTCCCCCTGGCGATTCAGCGCCTCGACGTGCACGTGACGATCGACGGCGACTTCGCGCTGACGGAGGTCGACCAGCGCTTCTTCAACTCGAGCTCCGAGACGGTGGAGGGCATCTATCGCTTTCGTTCACCGCCCTCGGCCAGCTTGTCCCGCTTCGGTGTGGACCGCGGCGGCCGGCTTTCCTGGGGCAGGGTCAAAGAGCGCGCGGCGGCCGCAGCGCAGTACCAACAGAACGTGTACGTGGGCTCCACGGAGGATCCCGCGCTCCTCGAGTGGGAGGCGCCCGGGGAGTATCGGGCGCGGCTCTATCCCATTGGTCCGGGAGAGACGCGTCGAGTCGTGGTGCGCTACACGGAGTTCCTCGGGCGCACCGGCAAGCAGGCGGAACGACGCACCTACGTCTACCCGATGGCCGCAGAAGGTGCGGAGGCTTCGCTCCCTCACGTGGAGGAGCTCAGCATCGACGTGAACCTGACCAAGGCGCGGGCCAAGGAGGTTCGCACCGGGATGACGGGCGTGCGCAAGGGCAGTCAGATCATCGTGCGGGAGCACGACTTCGTGCCGCGGGCGGACTTCACGGTGGAGCTGTTCGACGATGGTCAGAAGGACCTCGTCGCGTATCGCGCCAAGCACTCGCCGGATCTGGAAGTCTTGCCGATTTCGGAACGGGCCGAAGCGCGCAAGAGCTCCCTGGGCCAGGCGGACTACCTGCTGGTTCCGGTCCGGGCGCGGGACGTGCCCCAGCCGGAAGGCGGCATGGATCTGGCCATCGTGGTGGATGCTTCTGCCGCCAACGAGCCGGCCGCCATGGAGCTCGCGCGGGCGGCGACGGGAGCACTCTTGGCCCATCTCGGGGACGACGATCGCGCAGTGGTCTGGGCGGGTGCCGAGGAGCTCCGGCCGGTGGTGGAGGGCATGCAGAGCCTCGCCACCATCGACGATGGCGCCCGCCGCAAGATCCTGACGGGACTCTCTACGCTCAATCGCGGCGGTGCCACGGATCTCGGCTCCATGCTGACCCGGGCCCAAGCGTCCCTCGATCCCAAGCGCCGGGGCGCCGTCGTCTACATCGGCGACGGCCACGCCACCGTCGGCGAGCTCACGTTGAACGAGCTCAAGAAGCGCCTGACGAAGCTGCCGCGGCCGGTTCGGCTGTTCGCTCTGGGCGTGGGCGCGGATGTCGAAATGGGAGTCTTGGCGGGCCTCTCGGCAGGTGGTTTCGCCGCCCGTATCGACAGCGGCTATGCGGCGGCGCGAGAAGCCCTCGCTCTGCTGGAGATGGCGGAGCGCCCCGCGCTGTTGTCCACGGCGGTGGATCTCGGTCCCAACGTGGAGCGCGTCTATCCCCGGGATCCGGACGCCCTGGTGAGCGACGAAACGGTGCTGGTGGTGGGCCGGACAGACAAGAGCAAGCTGCCCGACCGACTCACCCTGCACGGTCCCGCGGGCGACAAGCCCGTGGGCCTCACCAGCGTGGATCTCGTCGACCACGGAGACCTGCGACGACGATGGGCGGAGCAACGTCTCGGGGAGCTGCTCGACGACGGAGCCGGCCGCGCGGCGCTCGTGGATCTCGGGTCTCGCTACGGGATCATCACGCCGGTGACCTCGCTGTACGTGCCGACGACGCGGGAGATCGAGGAAGAGGAGCGCTCCCGACGCCGCGAGCTGGACCTCGAGGAGGTAGAGACCGAAGAGGTCGCCGACAACAAGGAAGGCGGGACCGGCACTCGCGCCAAGGGCGAAGAGGGATCCATGGGACGTCCGACGTCCAGTCTGACCAACCGCCGCTACGCAGTACGCGGCCCCTCGGACAACTCGGACCCGCACGTGGCGCGAAAGCAGGCGCTGGACGAGGCCCAAGAGTTCGGCATGATCGGCGTGCTGAACAGCGGGGCCGGTGGCGAACCGGAGGCCCCCGCCGCCGCGCCCACGACGGCGTGGGGACGGGATTCGGCCAAGGGAGGCCCGCCCGCCGAAGAGAAGGCCAGCGGCAACATGTGGGGGAACGACATCCCGCAGGCCGACAAGGAGCTGGCGCCCCCCCCGGCGGCATCGGCGGCGCCCGCACAAACGCAAATCGGCGACGCGTTCGGCGCGGGTGGCCTCGGCCTCGCCAAGATTGGCTCCGGTGGCGGCGGTCGCGGTGACGGCATCGGTCTCGGCGACATCGGCACCTTGGGGCACGGCGCCGGCACCGGCACCGGTCAGGGTTTCGGCAGCGGGCATGGTCGCCTCGGCGGCAGTCACGCGTCCGCCGCACCGCGGGTGCGCATGGGCGCGGTCAACGTGACGGGCCGGCTGCCGCCGGAAGTGATTCAGCGCATCGTGCGGCAGAACTTCGGACGCTTCCGGCTGTGTTACGAGCAGGGCCTGACGCAGAATCCGAACCTCGAGGGTCGCGTCACCACCCGCTTCACCATCAACGCCTCCGGCGAAGTCGCGGGGGCCCAGAATGGCGGCTCCGACATCCCCGATGCCTCGGTGGTGTCGTGCGTCGTCAACGCCATGAGCGGTCTGTCGTTCCCCCAGCCCGAAGGGGGCAGCGTGGTGGTGGCTTACCCCATCATGTTCTCTCCGGGGGACAGCGAGGCCCGGCCGACGAGCTCGGTCACCGTGAAGGTGGACGGCCTGCCGCGCATCGCGCTGGGCTGCAGCCGGGCGGCGCAGGTCCCGTTGTTCGAGCGCATCGCCCTGTGGCGGGAGCGCTTGGCGCGGGTTTCGGGCAACCCCGGCGGCGTCGCCAACGTGTATCGCGACGCGCTCCGCGATTGCGAAGCACCGACTTGGCGCGAGCGGCGCCGGCTACTCTCACTGCTGCTGGACGCGCTGCCTTCGGTGACTCAGCGCGTGCAGCTCTGGCGCATCATGTTCGACGACAAGAGCGCGGCCGACGTGCTCTACCGCGGGCTCGTGGCGCGGGTGAAGAAGGCCGCGGAGATGCGTGAGCTGCACCAGGCGCTGGGCCTCAAGGCGATGGATCCCGGTCTGCTCGCCAAGTACATCAAGGACGCGAAGACTCCCGGCGCGCGAGTCGACAAGCTCCGTGCTCTGTGGAGCGAGTGGCCCGATGACTTTGCCGTGGCGCTGGCGCTGATGGACGCCCTCGAAGACGCCGACGATCGCGGGGGTGCCCGAGACCTCGCCGAACGTCTGCGCGCGCGGCCGGACCTCGACGCCCACGTGCGCACGGCCATCGGCGAGCTGTATCTCCGGCTCGCCGCCAGCGACAAGAACGCGAGCGACAAGGCCCAGGACACCCGCGCGGCGCGGCGCGCCTTCGGCGAGATCGTGGAGTTCGCTCCGGACGACCCGGTCGCGCGGCGGCGCCTCGGTGACTTGCTCCGCGCCCATGGCTGGTACGCCGAGGCGGAACGCCAGTATCAAACGCTGGCGCAGCTCTCACCGGAAGATCCCGCCGTGCAGCTCTTGCTGGGCGCGGCCGCGGAAGGGCAGGGTCAGCTAGAGGCGTCGATCCGCTGGATCGAGAAGACCGCCGAGTCCGGTCCGCCGACGCCGGGTTCGGGTCAGAGTCCCGCGAGCGTGGCGCACGCGCTGTCCGCCACCTACCTGGCGTGGGGCCGGCTCAGCGCGAAGAAGGCCCATCGCGACAAGGAGCTCGCGGCGCTCGTCGCCCGGGCGACGAGGGTGTTGTCCGACGATCGCTCCAATCCAGGAAGCATGGTGCGCGTGAGTCTCACTTGGGCGCATCCGGAGCTGCACCCCACGCTGTGGAGCGACGCCCTCGGCTCCCCGATGCCCGCGCCGGAAGGGGACGTGGCCTTGGGCATCTCACAGGTCCGACTGCCCAAGGGCAGGCGATCTCGCCTCGAGATCCGGGTGGAGCCGGACGAGCTCGAACGTGCGGCTCGCCTCGGAGCCGAAGCCACGCTCACGGTGGTCTTCGACGAGCTCGGCAAGAACGAGAAGATCGTGCGCATGCCGGTGCGCTTCGAGCGCGGGGGGCCGGCTTCGATCAAGCTCAGCGTGAACGGCGGGGAGGTGACCCGTGACTAA
- a CDS encoding L,D-transpeptidase codes for MGYVCTDEATTDVDDPLVRAASVRPDISKPMPYHYGFVRATAPQYLRIPTKEEQVRSEFKLEEHIQWFNDHKDEVQRVDLGANDVPLDARGIARPGLENAKGFKLSTQLTRAELFGATDPEERPPFWLEGGKRTIPNVSGFEVPDYAVFADRVRRKTGLSFVGAFDTKSEDLERRFAITVDLRLIPTTKVKPDTGSPFHGVELSDEFPIPFAWVLKRDVTTYRLIKGRDEARPADAVPRRAIVPLSGHARIKDGKRFYQTKRDKTVWLQATDLGIVAPPPEWPEWADKGEKWIDISIRQQTLVLYEGKKAWYATLVSTGRDRFGDPKEKLATPMGKFRLQSKHIAAAMDSEENSSVAGGTRANTHHALSASARDTIDRLKQAEKDGTKLSDEDQRRLANINKGRHPEYGVTMRRGASGFELRDVPWIQYFASGYAIHGAYWHDVFGIPRSHGCVNLAPIDARIVFMWTDPPVPEGWHGINIGSDMGEGTPVYIHE; via the coding sequence ATGGGCTACGTCTGCACCGACGAAGCCACGACGGACGTCGACGATCCGCTGGTGCGGGCCGCCAGCGTGAGACCGGACATCTCGAAGCCGATGCCCTACCACTACGGCTTCGTGCGGGCGACGGCGCCGCAGTACCTGCGCATCCCGACCAAGGAGGAGCAGGTACGTAGCGAGTTCAAGCTCGAGGAGCACATCCAGTGGTTCAACGACCACAAGGACGAAGTGCAGCGCGTGGATCTCGGCGCCAACGACGTGCCTCTGGACGCTCGTGGCATCGCGCGGCCGGGGCTAGAGAACGCAAAGGGTTTCAAGCTCTCCACTCAGCTCACCCGCGCGGAGCTGTTCGGCGCGACGGATCCGGAGGAGCGGCCGCCGTTCTGGCTGGAAGGTGGCAAGCGCACGATCCCCAACGTTTCCGGTTTCGAGGTTCCGGACTACGCCGTGTTCGCCGACCGCGTACGGCGCAAGACCGGACTTTCCTTCGTGGGAGCCTTCGACACGAAGAGCGAGGACTTGGAGCGCCGCTTCGCGATCACCGTGGATTTGCGGCTGATCCCGACCACCAAGGTCAAGCCGGACACCGGTTCGCCCTTCCACGGGGTGGAGCTTTCGGACGAGTTCCCCATTCCCTTCGCCTGGGTCCTCAAGCGCGACGTGACGACCTATCGACTGATCAAGGGGCGGGACGAAGCGCGTCCCGCGGACGCGGTGCCGCGTCGCGCGATCGTGCCGCTCAGCGGCCATGCTCGCATCAAGGACGGCAAGCGCTTTTACCAGACCAAGCGGGACAAGACCGTCTGGCTCCAAGCCACGGACCTCGGCATCGTGGCGCCGCCCCCGGAGTGGCCGGAATGGGCGGACAAGGGCGAGAAGTGGATCGACATCTCGATCCGACAGCAGACCCTGGTGCTCTACGAAGGCAAGAAGGCCTGGTATGCGACGCTGGTGTCCACGGGTCGAGATCGCTTCGGGGATCCGAAAGAGAAGCTCGCCACGCCGATGGGCAAGTTCCGATTGCAGAGCAAGCACATCGCCGCGGCGATGGACTCGGAAGAGAACTCGAGCGTGGCGGGCGGCACCCGGGCGAACACCCACCACGCGCTGTCGGCCTCCGCCCGGGACACCATCGATCGCTTGAAGCAGGCGGAGAAGGACGGCACCAAGCTGAGCGACGAGGACCAGCGCCGCTTGGCCAACATCAACAAGGGCCGCCACCCGGAGTACGGCGTGACCATGCGCCGCGGCGCGTCGGGGTTCGAGCTGCGAGACGTCCCCTGGATCCAATATTTTGCTTCGGGATACGCCATCCACGGCGCCTACTGGCACGACGTGTTCGGCATTCCCCGCAGCCACGGCTGCGTGAACCTGGCCCCGATCGACGCTCGTATCGTCTTTATGTGGACCGACCCTCCGGTCCCAGAGGGCTGGCACGGCATCAACATCGGCTCGGACATGGGCGAGGGAACCCCCGTCTACATCCACGAATAG